From the Mastigocladopsis repens PCC 10914 genome, the window GCACAGAATCAGAAGCCGATTGCAGGTCTAAACCTGTTGGCTGACAAGGAACGACAGCCAAATCAGCCCGAAACAAAATCGCCCTGGTGGGTTCGGCAAGACCGGCGGGTCCATCCACAATGAGATAATCACACTGCTTGGCTAACTCTGGAATTTGCTCTAGTAGTTCATCAGGTGATTGCAGCACAGTAGTTGGAATTGGGTTATCTTCCATCGAAGTCAGCCAAATTGAACTGCTGCGTTGAGCATCAGCATCTAAAAGCTGAACTTTGTGACCTTTGCGGTATAGCCAGCAGCTCATGTGGACGGCAGATGTGGACTTGCCACACCCTCCCTTTTGATTCAAAAATCCTATAACTGCGCCCATTATTCATTCTCTTGCTTAAAGCAATTACTGCCATACTGAATCACTTACTGCATTACTGCATTGATGCAGTAAGTATAACTGGAAAGTAGCTCGCGGGCGTGTGGAGTCAGCCAAGCTTAGAAAAACCTTGGAGATAGCGCAAGGTAATGGTCTGTTCAGTAAAAATTGTTAACAAGTTTATCAAAGTCTTGGTCAAAGTTGTTAACTGCTTTAACCTATTGTTGTCATTAGTTGTTAACAGCTTTATGAGTGACTTGATTGCCAAGGGCGGGCGTGGAAATAAAGCCCCTTATGAAACAACGCTTGTGAGGGTTCCGCTGCCGATTAAGCCAATGGTTGAGAAGATAACAGCGCAATGGCGAAAGTTTTTTGAGCAAGGCTCGGATGAAGTGACGGAAGGGGCTGGCGAGATGTTGGAACGGGTGGAGGCTGCGATTGCGTTGAGCGCAGTACCTAGAGCGGAGCGTCTGTGTCAGGAGAAGGCGATGCAAGAGAGCGCAGTGCCGGAGGCGATCGCACCTCCAGAAAAACCTGTTAACAAGATTGATTATGAAGCTGTGCGCGATCGCTATCTCGCCTCTTTGCGCCTGGGGAAGCAAGCACCGGAGTACAAACGGGCAAAGCAGCACATTGACGCATTTATCAAGGAGTTAGAGAAAGCTGAAGTTTGAAGTTAATCGCATTTCCGTTTCCCCCAGAACTGCTAAAAACTACGGTGAGCGCGGCTGCACTAGCGTTCCCTGAGCCAGCCCAAGCAGCTGGAACAGGCAAAGCAACAGAAAAAAGGAGTGGTCGCCCACTCCCTCTACTGTTGCCGCTCCAGCT encodes:
- a CDS encoding AAA family ATPase, yielding MGAVIGFLNQKGGCGKSTSAVHMSCWLYRKGHKVQLLDADAQRSSSIWLTSMEDNPIPTTVLQSPDELLEQIPELAKQCDYLIVDGPAGLAEPTRAILFRADLAVVPCQPTGLDLQSASDSVRLIKQAQSVRGGPPKAAIFISRAVKGTKLLDEAIALLSKTKEVTVLKTVIHNKQAIADTFGQAATIWDLPGRPATDSAREYERLFKEIMGMVP